The Sediminitomix flava genome includes a window with the following:
- a CDS encoding glycoside hydrolase family 43 protein, with the protein MKNITLLAFLLSLTIHVFGQGTTFTNPIISGGYPDPSITYDGEYYYIVNSSFEYFPGLPIHRSKDLVNWECIGHGLHRKEQCNGKVNLLDVQSDGGIHAPTVRYHDGLFYIITTNVYSPAEGEPAQLVNFIITAENAEGPWSEPHVIEGAPGIDPDIFFDDNGRVWYVGQGAARNPSFSGEGEIWTQELDLENWKLKGERHYLWTGACGGVWAEGPHMYKHDGRYYLMIAEGGTGFEHAVMIAVSDNVIGPFTSNPRNPVLTTRNLSYDNWVNSTGHADMIQLADGRWYMVALGIRNEEARASNMARETHLLPMQWEREPYDWKETKYEWPVAAPETGRILRNTPLPFADKPQYRNDAFIDHFENERLDLEWNFRRIPKQRTYSLSDHQGYLRLYTRSEIIQDRVSCSWIGFRQKESDFEYSAKMNFKAKKENVEAGISLLYKDNKYINFTLEKGNNSYNLKLNLAQKEKEVRTLKSKKLETYKGEIIFKVISKNHTYQYFYSLDQGKSYELFTTTSANLILGDGYTGANLGLYTSSNGQKSSDYADFDWVNYKGFERK; encoded by the coding sequence ATGAAAAACATCACTTTATTAGCTTTCCTTCTGAGTCTCACCATTCATGTGTTTGGTCAAGGAACCACTTTCACCAATCCAATTATCTCAGGGGGATACCCTGACCCATCAATTACATATGATGGTGAGTATTATTACATCGTCAATTCTTCTTTCGAATACTTCCCTGGCTTACCGATCCATAGAAGTAAAGACTTAGTGAATTGGGAATGTATTGGACATGGACTCCATCGTAAAGAGCAATGCAATGGAAAAGTAAACCTATTAGATGTGCAATCTGACGGAGGAATTCACGCCCCTACAGTTCGATATCACGATGGACTATTTTACATTATCACAACTAATGTCTATAGCCCTGCAGAAGGCGAGCCAGCACAACTTGTCAACTTTATTATCACCGCTGAAAATGCAGAAGGTCCTTGGTCTGAACCTCATGTCATTGAAGGTGCACCAGGTATTGATCCTGACATTTTCTTTGACGACAATGGAAGGGTTTGGTATGTAGGACAAGGAGCTGCAAGAAATCCGTCATTCTCAGGGGAAGGAGAAATTTGGACGCAAGAACTAGACCTTGAAAACTGGAAACTTAAAGGTGAAAGACACTACCTCTGGACTGGTGCTTGCGGCGGAGTTTGGGCTGAAGGTCCTCATATGTACAAACATGATGGACGTTACTACCTAATGATCGCTGAGGGAGGAACGGGTTTTGAGCATGCTGTTATGATCGCTGTCAGTGACAATGTAATCGGTCCGTTTACATCAAACCCTAGAAACCCAGTACTCACCACAAGAAACCTATCTTATGACAATTGGGTCAATAGCACAGGACATGCTGATATGATTCAATTAGCAGATGGAAGATGGTATATGGTAGCGCTTGGAATTAGAAATGAAGAAGCGCGAGCATCAAATATGGCACGAGAAACGCATTTATTGCCAATGCAATGGGAAAGAGAACCTTATGATTGGAAAGAAACAAAATACGAATGGCCAGTAGCTGCACCAGAAACAGGTCGTATTTTAAGGAATACTCCACTCCCATTTGCAGATAAACCTCAATACCGAAATGATGCTTTCATTGATCACTTCGAAAATGAACGACTTGATCTAGAATGGAATTTTAGAAGAATTCCGAAGCAAAGAACTTACAGCCTGTCAGATCATCAAGGATATCTTAGGTTATACACAAGATCAGAAATTATACAAGATAGAGTCAGCTGTAGTTGGATTGGTTTCCGTCAGAAAGAAAGTGATTTTGAATATAGTGCAAAGATGAATTTTAAAGCTAAAAAGGAGAATGTAGAAGCTGGAATTAGTTTATTGTACAAAGACAACAAATACATCAACTTTACACTTGAGAAAGGGAATAACTCATACAATCTGAAACTCAATTTAGCACAGAAAGAAAAAGAAGTTCGAACGCTGAAATCTAAAAAGCTTGAAACTTATAAGGGTGAAATTATCTTTAAAGTCATTTCAAAAAATCATACATACCAATATTTCTATTCTTTAGACCAAGGTAAATCTTATGAGCTTTTTACAACAACTTCTGCTAATCTCATTTTGGGAGATGGATACACAGGCGCAAACTTAGGGCTTTACACGTCTAGTAATGGCCAAAAATCTTCTGATTATGCCGATTTTGACTGGGTAAATTATAAGGGCTTCGAAAGAAAATAA
- a CDS encoding SDR family oxidoreductase, translated as MNIDLTNKNALVCGSSQGIGFASAIELAKLGANVILLARNQERLEKALDSIPNNGTQNHQLLCANFDEPNLLKKVIDDFLTDHKPIHVLVNNTGGPNGGPIINAELDEFENAFSRHLKCNHILMQAVLESMKSEGYGRIINVISTSVKAPLNGLGVSNTIRGAVASWAKTVSNEVAKYGITVNNVLPGATMTARLESIIAKKAEKLGTTSEAVSQEMMREIPAQRFGEAQEVANAVAFLATPAASYINGINVPVDGGRTPSL; from the coding sequence ATGAATATAGATTTAACAAACAAAAATGCCCTTGTATGTGGCTCTAGCCAAGGAATAGGTTTTGCGTCAGCCATAGAATTGGCTAAGCTAGGTGCAAACGTAATCCTGTTGGCCAGAAACCAAGAAAGATTGGAGAAAGCTTTAGACAGTATTCCAAATAATGGTACTCAAAATCACCAATTATTGTGTGCGAATTTCGATGAGCCAAATTTGCTCAAAAAAGTAATTGATGATTTTCTTACAGATCATAAACCTATTCATGTATTGGTCAATAACACAGGAGGACCCAATGGAGGACCAATTATAAATGCAGAGCTTGATGAGTTTGAAAATGCTTTTTCTCGCCATTTGAAATGTAATCATATCTTGATGCAAGCCGTTTTGGAAAGTATGAAATCAGAAGGATATGGAAGAATTATCAATGTGATTTCTACTTCTGTAAAAGCGCCACTGAATGGCCTTGGCGTTTCCAATACGATCAGAGGAGCAGTAGCGAGTTGGGCAAAGACTGTTTCAAATGAGGTAGCAAAATATGGCATTACGGTCAATAATGTTTTGCCAGGTGCTACAATGACTGCAAGGTTGGAAAGTATTATCGCTAAAAAAGCTGAGAAATTAGGAACAACATCAGAAGCGGTAAGTCAAGAAATGATGCGTGAAATTCCAGCACAACGTTTTGGTGAAGCCCAAGAGGTTGCAAATGCAGTAGCTTTTTTAGCAACACCAGCAGCTTCTTACATCAATGGAATTAACGTTCCTGTAGATGGTGGACGTACACCTTCACTTTAA
- a CDS encoding aldehyde dehydrogenase, with amino-acid sequence MELKKIQNYIGGKLLPPISNNYLNNFNPAIGEVYSEIPDSSIEDVHLAIVEAQKVKDEWANLALEKRFLILNTIAEKIEERREELALAESIDNGKPISLAMAVDIPRAASNFRFFATAIMHFASESHEMAGDAINYTLRKPIGIVGCISPWNLPLYLFTWKIAPALAAGNCVIAKPSEVTPMTAYLLSEICIEAGLPQGVLNIVHGLGSTVGEAMVRHPQIKAISFTGGTNTGARIASIAAPMFKKLSLELGGKNPNIIFADCDYEKMLNTTIRSSFANQGQICLCGSRIFVERSLYAKFKEDFVAKVKALKVGDPLVEGSNLGAVVSEAHMQKVLSYNNLAKEEGGTILCGGERVQLEGRCENGWFISPTVIEGLSYDCRTNQEEIFGPVVTIMPFDTEEEVLKYANSVKYGLASTLWTADLNRAHRMAEQIEAGIVWVNCWLHRDLRTPFGGTKASGVGREGGWEALRFFTEPKNVCIQYQ; translated from the coding sequence ATGGAGTTAAAAAAAATTCAAAATTATATTGGGGGAAAACTTCTTCCCCCAATCTCAAACAATTACTTGAATAATTTCAACCCAGCTATTGGAGAAGTCTATTCTGAAATTCCAGATTCAAGTATTGAGGATGTTCATCTAGCGATTGTAGAAGCACAGAAGGTAAAAGACGAATGGGCAAATTTAGCCTTAGAAAAACGTTTTTTGATTTTAAATACCATAGCTGAAAAAATTGAAGAACGAAGAGAAGAGCTGGCTTTGGCGGAGAGTATAGATAATGGAAAGCCTATTTCTTTGGCTATGGCTGTAGATATTCCTCGTGCAGCATCCAACTTCAGATTTTTTGCAACAGCAATCATGCATTTTGCTTCAGAATCTCATGAGATGGCAGGGGATGCAATCAATTATACACTCCGAAAACCTATCGGGATTGTAGGCTGCATCTCACCTTGGAATCTTCCGCTTTATCTTTTTACATGGAAAATTGCGCCTGCTTTAGCAGCAGGTAATTGTGTAATTGCAAAACCTTCAGAAGTGACACCTATGACGGCCTATTTACTTTCTGAAATTTGTATCGAAGCAGGTTTACCCCAAGGTGTCCTAAACATTGTTCATGGTTTGGGGAGTACTGTGGGGGAAGCGATGGTTAGACACCCTCAGATCAAAGCCATTTCATTTACAGGAGGAACGAATACAGGTGCTCGAATTGCCTCAATTGCAGCACCAATGTTCAAAAAACTTTCCTTAGAATTAGGTGGGAAAAACCCTAACATCATTTTCGCAGATTGTGACTACGAAAAGATGTTGAATACCACAATCCGATCTTCTTTTGCCAATCAAGGACAAATTTGTTTGTGTGGCTCTCGAATCTTTGTAGAGCGAAGTCTTTACGCAAAGTTCAAAGAAGATTTTGTAGCAAAAGTAAAAGCACTGAAAGTAGGAGATCCTCTTGTCGAAGGTTCAAATCTAGGAGCCGTGGTATCAGAAGCTCATATGCAGAAAGTATTGAGCTATAATAATCTTGCCAAAGAAGAAGGTGGAACTATTTTATGTGGAGGGGAACGAGTACAGTTAGAAGGACGCTGTGAAAATGGATGGTTTATTTCACCTACTGTAATTGAAGGCTTAAGCTATGATTGTAGAACGAACCAAGAAGAAATTTTTGGACCAGTAGTTACCATCATGCCTTTTGATACGGAAGAGGAAGTTTTGAAATATGCGAATTCAGTCAAATATGGCTTGGCCTCTACACTTTGGACTGCTGATTTGAATAGAGCGCACAGAATGGCTGAGCAAATAGAAGCAGGAATTGTTTGGGTAAACTGTTGGCTACATCGTGACTTGCGTACACCATTTGGAGGAACAAAAGCATCGGGTGTAGGAAGAGAAGGCGGATGGGAAGCTCTCCGTTTTTTCACAGAGCCTAAAAATGTTTGCATACAGTATCAGTAG
- a CDS encoding RidA family protein, with translation MIDSNKKFESTKAPEPVGLYPHARQVGNLLFLSGVGPRERGTKKIPGVELDEQGNILSYDIEKQCHSVFNNIRAIVEDAGSSWAQIVDVTVFLTNMKEDFPIYNKIYAEYFKDNQPCRTTVEISSLPTPIAIELKVIATI, from the coding sequence ATGATAGATAGCAACAAGAAATTTGAGTCAACTAAAGCTCCAGAACCTGTCGGTTTATATCCGCATGCCAGACAAGTGGGAAACCTCCTGTTTCTTTCGGGAGTAGGACCAAGAGAAAGAGGAACCAAGAAAATACCTGGCGTTGAGCTCGATGAACAAGGGAATATTCTTTCTTATGACATCGAAAAGCAATGCCATTCCGTTTTTAATAATATTCGAGCAATTGTAGAAGATGCAGGTTCCAGTTGGGCGCAAATTGTAGATGTTACCGTATTCTTAACCAATATGAAGGAAGATTTTCCCATCTACAATAAAATCTATGCAGAGTATTTTAAAGATAATCAGCCTTGTAGAACGACCGTAGAGATTAGTAGTTTACCTACGCCTATCGCTATTGAGCTGAAAGTTATTGCAACTATTTAA
- a CDS encoding 3-hydroxyanthranilate 3,4-dioxygenase, with amino-acid sequence MNLTKLFSTVNLKEWVEENRAQLKPPVANKVVYEDGEFIVMVVGGPNSRKDYHFNETPEFFYQVEGDILLKIIVDGEFVDVPIKEGEIYLLPSNIPHSPVRYENTIGLVIEQKRPEGMLDACEWYCENCGNQLFRAPFPMDDIVKSLPTIFNEFYPNEALRTCDNCGTVMEPPK; translated from the coding sequence ATGAATCTTACCAAGCTTTTTTCCACTGTAAATCTAAAAGAATGGGTTGAAGAAAATAGAGCTCAACTCAAGCCTCCAGTAGCCAATAAAGTCGTATATGAAGATGGCGAATTTATCGTGATGGTTGTAGGAGGACCTAACAGCAGAAAAGATTATCACTTCAATGAGACCCCTGAGTTTTTCTATCAAGTAGAAGGCGATATTCTGCTTAAAATTATTGTTGATGGTGAATTTGTAGATGTACCGATCAAAGAAGGAGAAATCTATCTTTTACCATCAAATATTCCACACTCGCCAGTTCGTTATGAAAACACGATAGGTCTCGTAATTGAGCAAAAGCGCCCCGAAGGGATGCTTGATGCTTGTGAATGGTATTGTGAGAACTGCGGAAATCAACTTTTCAGAGCACCATTCCCAATGGATGATATTGTCAAAAGCCTTCCAACCATTTTCAATGAATTCTACCCAAATGAAGCATTAAGAACATGTGATAATTGCGGGACAGTCATGGAACCACCAAAATAG
- a CDS encoding amidohydrolase family protein: MNVEHTHLKIDIHTHIMPEKMPKWAEKFGYGGFISLDHHKPCCARMMKDDHFFREVQDNCWDPEARLKDCHHHSIDVQVLSTIPVLFNYWAKPKDCLEVSRFLNDHIASIVADYPDRFIGLGTVPLQDPDLAIKEMERCIKELGMAGIEIGSHVNGWNLDHEKLFPFFEAAEELGASLFVHPWDMMGQEKMPKYWLPWLVGMPAETSLAICSMIFGGVFERLPKLKVAFAHGGGSFPATIGRIEHGYNVRPDLCAVDNPINPKEYLGKFYLDSLVHDPQMLRYIVDLMGADRIALGTDYPFPLGELEPGKLIESMDDFSPELKRQLLSGTALDWLGLEKEQFIGVRKGII; encoded by the coding sequence ATGAACGTAGAACACACGCATTTAAAAATAGATATACACACCCATATCATGCCCGAAAAGATGCCTAAATGGGCAGAAAAGTTTGGGTATGGAGGATTTATCAGTCTAGATCATCATAAGCCATGTTGTGCCCGAATGATGAAAGACGATCATTTCTTCAGAGAAGTACAAGACAACTGTTGGGACCCAGAAGCAAGGCTTAAAGATTGTCATCATCATAGTATAGATGTACAAGTCCTTTCAACCATTCCTGTATTATTCAACTATTGGGCAAAGCCAAAAGATTGCCTGGAAGTCTCTCGATTCTTGAACGATCATATTGCTAGTATCGTGGCAGATTACCCCGATCGCTTTATCGGTTTAGGGACAGTCCCATTACAAGACCCTGATTTGGCGATCAAAGAAATGGAGCGTTGTATAAAAGAGTTGGGAATGGCGGGTATTGAGATTGGCTCTCATGTAAATGGATGGAATCTAGATCACGAAAAACTGTTCCCATTTTTTGAGGCTGCAGAAGAATTAGGGGCTAGTCTTTTTGTACATCCTTGGGATATGATGGGACAAGAAAAGATGCCGAAATATTGGTTGCCTTGGCTTGTAGGAATGCCTGCCGAAACATCGTTAGCAATTTGTTCGATGATCTTCGGTGGAGTATTCGAAAGACTACCAAAGCTGAAGGTCGCTTTTGCACATGGTGGAGGTTCTTTCCCCGCAACCATCGGACGAATCGAACATGGTTATAATGTTCGCCCAGACCTTTGTGCCGTAGATAATCCGATTAATCCGAAAGAATATTTAGGGAAGTTCTATTTAGACTCATTGGTCCATGATCCTCAAATGTTGCGTTATATCGTTGATCTGATGGGAGCTGACAGAATCGCTTTAGGAACAGATTATCCATTTCCATTGGGAGAACTGGAGCCTGGAAAACTGATTGAATCAATGGATGATTTCTCACCTGAGTTGAAAAGACAATTGCTATCAGGTACAGCCCTTGATTGGTTAGGTTTGGAAAAGGAGCAGTTTATAGGGGTTAGAAAAGGTATTATTTAA
- a CDS encoding cyclase family protein: MDFLLKIGSQTFRVDHKHPIHISIPLLFNGPQPNTYDIPIAKSQAYQGEGWVGDVREGSGCNFETYEFTPHCNGTHTECIGHISEERISVHHQLKDSLIPSTVISVEPQLGREVSDQYLPELDANDLVITKATIENALNVMDGFLDALIIRTLPNSETKKERRYAEKNPAFFTIEAMEYIRDLGVKHLLIDLPSVDRTFDEGRLTAHHIFWEMPLGSHTVDIEKVSEKSITEMIFVPNEVLDGHYLLNLQMAAFVSDASPSRPILYELEAID, encoded by the coding sequence ATGGATTTCTTACTTAAAATAGGTAGTCAGACTTTTCGTGTAGATCATAAGCACCCGATACATATCAGCATCCCTTTACTTTTTAATGGACCTCAACCCAACACTTATGATATCCCAATAGCAAAGTCGCAAGCTTATCAAGGAGAGGGTTGGGTAGGAGATGTCCGAGAAGGAAGTGGTTGTAATTTTGAAACCTATGAATTTACACCTCATTGTAATGGGACACATACCGAATGTATCGGGCATATCTCAGAAGAAAGAATCTCTGTCCATCATCAGTTAAAAGACAGTTTGATTCCTTCAACTGTGATAAGTGTCGAACCTCAATTGGGGCGAGAAGTATCCGATCAGTATTTACCCGAGTTGGATGCTAATGATTTGGTGATCACGAAAGCTACAATCGAAAATGCTTTGAATGTGATGGATGGCTTTCTTGATGCTTTGATCATTCGGACACTTCCCAATTCTGAAACCAAGAAAGAAAGAAGATACGCTGAAAAAAATCCTGCTTTTTTCACGATAGAAGCAATGGAATATATCAGAGATTTGGGAGTAAAACACTTGTTGATTGATCTTCCTTCAGTAGATAGAACATTTGATGAAGGTCGGTTGACTGCTCATCACATTTTTTGGGAAATGCCTTTAGGTTCTCATACTGTCGATATAGAAAAGGTATCTGAAAAGAGTATTACTGAAATGATTTTCGTTCCAAACGAAGTTTTAGATGGTCATTACCTTCTCAATCTTCAAATGGCAGCATTCGTTTCAGACGCTTCACCTAGCAGACCAATACTATATGAATTAGAAGCAATAGACTAA
- the kynU gene encoding kynureninase → MEYSNNKEYALRLDQEDPLRSYRDKFHHPVQSNGQPYIYMCGNSLGLQPKAVREYVEQELKDWENLGVEGHFHAKNPWMPYHEFLTENMAKIVGGKASEVVVMNTLTVNLHLMMVSFYRPTTERYKIIMEYSAFPSDQYAVQSQVSFHGFDPKESIIELKPREGESLLRTEDILEVIEQEGDAVALVMLGGVNYYTGQFFELDKITEKGHEKGCMVGFDLAHAVGNVKLKLHEWNIDFAVWCTYKYLNSGPGSIAGCFVHENHAERDDLPRFAGWWGHDKDTRFLMGPDFNPIKGAEGWQLSNPPILPLAALRASLDLFGEVGIDALVEKSRKLVAYLEYSLSELNNERIEVISPKVEKERGCQISIRVIDTDKSLFEAISEKGVIADWREPDVIRIAPVPFYNSFSDIYEFVQILKSVL, encoded by the coding sequence ATGGAATACAGTAATAATAAAGAATATGCTTTACGATTAGATCAAGAAGATCCATTACGCTCGTATAGAGATAAATTTCACCACCCAGTCCAATCCAACGGACAGCCTTATATCTACATGTGTGGAAACTCACTTGGCTTACAACCTAAAGCTGTAAGGGAATATGTAGAGCAAGAATTAAAAGATTGGGAAAACCTAGGTGTGGAAGGACACTTTCATGCGAAAAACCCTTGGATGCCTTACCATGAATTTCTCACTGAAAATATGGCAAAGATTGTCGGTGGAAAAGCAAGTGAGGTGGTTGTGATGAATACGTTGACGGTTAATCTTCACTTGATGATGGTTTCTTTTTACCGTCCGACAACTGAGCGTTATAAAATCATTATGGAATATTCCGCTTTTCCATCAGATCAATATGCAGTCCAATCACAAGTGAGTTTTCATGGTTTTGATCCTAAAGAATCAATCATAGAATTGAAACCAAGAGAAGGAGAAAGTCTATTGCGAACAGAAGATATTTTGGAAGTCATCGAGCAAGAAGGTGATGCCGTTGCTTTGGTGATGCTTGGAGGGGTAAATTACTATACAGGGCAGTTTTTTGAACTTGATAAGATTACAGAAAAAGGGCATGAAAAAGGCTGCATGGTTGGTTTTGATTTGGCCCATGCGGTTGGAAATGTAAAACTCAAATTACACGAATGGAATATAGATTTTGCCGTTTGGTGTACCTACAAATATCTCAATTCGGGACCTGGAAGTATCGCAGGCTGTTTTGTCCATGAAAATCATGCTGAAAGAGATGATCTTCCTCGATTTGCGGGTTGGTGGGGACATGATAAGGACACTCGTTTCTTGATGGGACCAGATTTTAATCCAATCAAAGGAGCTGAAGGTTGGCAACTGAGTAATCCGCCAATTCTACCCTTGGCAGCATTGCGAGCATCCTTAGATTTATTTGGTGAAGTGGGAATAGATGCACTCGTAGAGAAGTCAAGAAAATTGGTTGCCTATCTTGAATATTCTCTGTCCGAATTAAATAATGAGAGAATAGAAGTGATAAGTCCTAAGGTCGAAAAGGAGAGAGGTTGTCAAATATCTATCCGAGTGATTGATACAGATAAAAGTTTATTCGAAGCCATTTCTGAGAAAGGAGTAATTGCTGATTGGAGAGAGCCAGATGTGATCCGAATCGCACCCGTACCATTCTATAATAGTTTTTCAGATATCTATGAGTTTGTTCAAATCTTGAAATCAGTGCTTTAA
- a CDS encoding FAD-dependent oxidoreductase, with translation MEKKIAIVGAGLSGSLLAIILAKKGYDVEVYERRPDMRKVEISAGRSINLALSDRGIKALKLADLDTDILKEAVPMFGRQIHLLGGSENFQSYSGREGEHINSVSRGGLNCQLMDKVEGLGIPIYFNQKCLGMDYKSSTLSFLNEETKEEYLIEVETAIATDGAGSAIRNDMQKKSASLRFSFSKAYLDHGYKELCIPPTEDGDFRMEKNALHIWPRGGYMLIALPNKDGSFTVTLFHPYDGENGLDALNTSSKARVFFEKQFPDALALMPSFDADWENNPTSSLATVKCYPWQVEGKSLLLGDSAHAIVPFYGQGMNCSFEDCVVFAEYLEKYKGDWEKIFSEYQKSRKKDTDAIATLAEDNFYEMRDHVSDENFMKKRKLETKMEQQFPEYYSKYSLVTFNADIPYSEAMRKGRAQDQLLLEICRETDDLDSLDLEKILQQIKSL, from the coding sequence ATGGAAAAGAAAATTGCAATAGTAGGAGCAGGCTTATCGGGTTCGCTCTTGGCCATTATTCTAGCTAAAAAGGGCTATGACGTTGAAGTTTATGAACGAAGACCCGATATGCGAAAAGTAGAAATATCTGCTGGGCGTTCAATCAACTTAGCACTTTCTGACAGAGGTATAAAAGCGCTAAAGTTAGCTGATTTGGATACTGATATTCTGAAAGAGGCTGTACCGATGTTTGGAAGGCAAATTCATTTATTAGGTGGTTCTGAAAACTTCCAATCTTATTCGGGAAGAGAAGGTGAGCATATCAATTCTGTTTCAAGAGGCGGATTGAATTGTCAGTTGATGGATAAAGTAGAAGGGCTAGGAATTCCAATATATTTCAATCAGAAGTGTTTGGGAATGGACTACAAGTCTTCAACACTATCTTTTTTGAATGAAGAAACCAAAGAAGAATATTTGATAGAAGTTGAAACGGCTATCGCTACCGACGGGGCTGGCTCGGCAATCAGAAACGATATGCAGAAGAAATCGGCAAGTTTGCGTTTTAGTTTCTCAAAAGCATATCTAGACCACGGTTATAAGGAGTTGTGCATTCCTCCAACAGAAGATGGCGATTTCAGAATGGAGAAAAATGCATTGCACATTTGGCCTAGAGGTGGGTATATGCTTATAGCCTTACCAAATAAAGATGGAAGCTTTACGGTAACACTTTTTCATCCTTATGATGGAGAAAATGGTTTGGATGCTTTAAATACTTCTTCAAAAGCAAGAGTTTTTTTTGAAAAACAATTTCCAGATGCTTTGGCATTAATGCCAAGCTTTGATGCTGATTGGGAAAATAATCCTACAAGTAGTTTGGCTACTGTAAAATGTTACCCTTGGCAAGTAGAAGGGAAATCTTTGTTATTGGGAGATTCAGCACATGCGATTGTTCCTTTTTACGGACAAGGAATGAATTGTTCCTTTGAAGATTGTGTCGTTTTTGCTGAATATTTGGAGAAATATAAAGGTGATTGGGAGAAGATTTTTTCTGAATATCAGAAGAGCAGAAAGAAAGATACTGATGCCATAGCAACACTTGCGGAAGATAATTTTTATGAAATGAGAGATCATGTTTCTGATGAAAATTTTATGAAGAAACGAAAGTTAGAAACAAAAATGGAGCAACAATTCCCCGAATATTATTCTAAATATTCTTTGGTCACCTTCAATGCTGATATTCCGTATTCAGAAGCCATGCGAAAAGGAAGAGCACAAGATCAGTTATTATTAGAAATTTGTAGGGAGACGGATGATCTTGATTCTCTTGACTTAGAGAAAATACTCCAACAGATCAAATCACTCTAA
- a CDS encoding transglutaminase-like domain-containing protein: protein MNYKQFLYAFAFVGLVSCTENKVSDTYKNEVKIALQNAKTNAKTFEKAFQQIPTEQAEGLSFLVANMPQRDLDSLTTEYLLENIDLAYKAKNEFAWARTLPDSIFYNDVLPYTSLNERRDNWRADFYKRFAPKVKDAKDIYEAILAVNQNIMDEVDVVYSTKRPKADQSPYESMECGLASCTGLSVLLTDAFRSVGIPARIAGTPNWTTKVGNHNWVEVYIDGEWKFTEYYYPGQFDDAWFLGDAGKANPNDPKNWIYASSFKKQPYHFPLVWDLSIEYVNAENVTDRYIKLFEAKEAKLAAEKDGKIPVHILLFKDQSCSPGDGRVVQELVVKVDGKEIARGNSAGPQEDMNKFFSFRIEQNAKFTVDFKDERGLTKTKSLKAAKVNEQFRLYVQEL, encoded by the coding sequence ATGAATTACAAACAATTTCTATATGCTTTCGCATTTGTAGGACTTGTTTCCTGTACGGAAAATAAAGTCTCAGATACCTACAAAAATGAGGTTAAAATCGCTTTACAGAATGCGAAAACAAATGCCAAAACTTTTGAAAAGGCATTTCAGCAAATTCCTACTGAACAAGCAGAAGGACTTTCATTTTTAGTGGCCAATATGCCTCAAAGAGACCTCGATTCTTTAACTACTGAATATTTATTGGAGAATATCGATTTGGCTTATAAAGCTAAAAACGAATTTGCATGGGCCAGAACGTTACCCGATTCAATCTTTTATAATGATGTACTACCGTATACGAGTTTGAATGAGCGAAGAGATAATTGGAGGGCAGATTTTTACAAGCGTTTTGCTCCAAAGGTAAAAGACGCAAAAGATATTTACGAAGCGATCCTTGCTGTAAATCAAAATATCATGGATGAGGTAGATGTGGTCTATTCTACAAAAAGACCAAAAGCAGATCAGAGTCCATACGAATCTATGGAATGTGGTTTAGCTTCTTGCACAGGGCTTTCGGTATTGTTGACAGATGCGTTTCGTTCGGTTGGTATTCCTGCCCGTATTGCTGGTACGCCAAATTGGACAACCAAGGTTGGAAATCACAATTGGGTAGAGGTTTATATAGATGGTGAATGGAAGTTTACCGAGTATTATTATCCAGGACAATTTGATGATGCATGGTTCTTAGGTGATGCAGGAAAAGCAAACCCAAATGACCCTAAAAATTGGATTTACGCTTCATCTTTCAAAAAACAGCCTTACCATTTCCCCCTTGTTTGGGACCTTTCTATCGAATACGTAAATGCAGAAAATGTAACTGACAGATATATCAAACTTTTTGAGGCTAAAGAAGCTAAACTAGCCGCTGAAAAGGATGGCAAAATACCTGTTCATATTTTATTGTTCAAAGACCAATCATGTTCTCCTGGAGATGGAAGAGTGGTACAAGAATTAGTCGTGAAAGTAGATGGTAAAGAAATAGCAAGAGGGAATTCGGCAGGGCCACAAGAGGATATGAATAAGTTTTTCTCATTCAGAATTGAGCAAAATGCCAAATTTACGGTGGACTTTAAAGATGAAAGAGGATTGACTAAAACAAAGTCATTGAAAGCAGCTAAAGTCAATGAGCAATTCAGACTTTATGTACAAGAGTTGTAA